The following are from one region of the Mauremys reevesii isolate NIE-2019 linkage group 2, ASM1616193v1, whole genome shotgun sequence genome:
- the PDK4 gene encoding pyruvate dehydrogenase kinase, isozyme 4, with protein sequence MRAARVALRSAAPLAAGGVSGRVPREVERFSRYSPSPLSIQQFLDFGSSNGCERTSFAFLRQELSVRLANILREIDLLPGQLLSTPSVQLVKSWYIQSLMELVEFHQKNPEDHRVLSDFIDTLVIVRNRHHDVVPIMAQGVIEYQDTFRVDLVTNQNIQYFLDRFYMNRISIRMLINQHTLLFDDNTNSGHQQHIGSIDPCCDVVGVVNDAFESSRRLCDQYYLASPELSLIQVNGRVPGQPIHIVYVPSHLFHILFELFKNAMRATVEHQENNSSLSPVKVTVVLGNEDLTIKISDTGGGVPLRKINLLFSYVYSTAPRPVMDDSRNAPLAGFGYGLPISRLYAKYFQGDLNLYSVPGYGTDAVIYLKALSTESIEKLPVFNKSAFKRYQMATEADDDWCIPSKPKNSVRQSAAM encoded by the exons ATGAGAGCCGCGCGGGTCGCCCTGCGCAGCGCCGCCCCTCTGGCGGCGGGCGGGGTCAGCGGGCGCGTGCCGCGCGAGGTGGAGCGCTTCTCCCGCTACTCGCCCTCCCCGCTCTCCATCCAACAGTTCCTGGACTTCG GTTCAAGTAATGGATGTGAAAGAACCTCTTTTGCATTTTTGAGGCAAGAACTTTCTGTGAGGCTAGCAAATATCTTGAGAGAAATTGACCTGCTTCCTGGTCAGTTACTGAGCACTCCATCAGTACAGCTGGTAAAAAGCTG GTACATTCAGAGTCTAATGGAGCTAGTTGAGTTCCATCAAAAAAACCCAGAGGACCACAGGGTTTTATCTGA CTTTATAGATACACTTGTTATAGTCCGAAATAGACACCATGATGTTGTTCCTATAATGGCGCAAGGAGTAATTGAATACCAAGACACCTTTAGAGTGGACCTAGTCACCAATCAAAATATTCAATACTTCTTGGATCGATTTTACATGAATCGTATATCCATCCGGATGCTAATAAACCAACACA CACTTCTTTTTGATGACAATACCAACTCGGGTCACCAACAGCACATTGGGAGCATTGATCCATGCTGTGATGTGGTGGGAGTGGTGAATG ATGCTTTTGAAAGTTCCCGGAGACTCTGTGACCAGTATTACTTAGCTTCTCCAGAATTAAGTCTTATTCAAGTGAATG GAAGAGTGCCAGGACAACCCATTCACATTGTTTATGTTCCTTCCCACCTCTTCCATATACTGTTTGAGCTCTTCAAG AATGCCATGAGGGCAACAGTTGAACATCAGGAGAACAATTCTTCCCTTTCTCCAGTTAAAGTGACTGTCGTTCTAGGAAATGAAGACCTGACAATTAAG atcTCTGACACAGGAGGTGGTGTTCCATTGAGGAAAATCAATCTCCTGTTTAGCTACGTGTATTCCACAGCACCGAGACCAGTGATGGACGACTCTCGTAATGCTCCTTTG GCTGGTTTTGGGTATGGCTTGCCAATTTCTCGTCTATATGCCAAATACTTTCAAGGAGACTTGAATCTATATTCTGTACCAGGTTATGGAACAGATGCTGTTATCTACCTGAAG gctcTTTCAACAGAATCAATAGAAAAGCTCCCTGTGTTCAACAAGTCTGCCTTTAAGCGTTATCAAATGGCTACAGAGGCAGATGATGATTGGTGTATCCCAAGTAAACCAAAAAACTCAGTGAGGCAA